Proteins encoded together in one Telopea speciosissima isolate NSW1024214 ecotype Mountain lineage chromosome 4, Tspe_v1, whole genome shotgun sequence window:
- the LOC122657593 gene encoding scarecrow-like protein 32, whose protein sequence is MMQFSESPSLPLHHAINPYSNVTMSKNPFHMTRSLPGFPTQKAFGSFGDANCMEQLLVHCANAIESNDATLSQQILWVLNNIATPDGDSNQRLTSSFLRALIARAARTGSCKMLTAMAQSNANLALQTHKFSVVELASFVDLTPWHRFGFTAANAVISEAIEGFSVVHIVDLSSTHCMQIPTLIDLIANRPEGPPPFIKLTVAGATADVPPVLDLSYEELGSKLMKFARSRNVGLEFRVIPSSWSDGYASLINQLVGGGGGGGEGEALIVNCHMMLHSIPEETLCTATSSVSLRNLFLKALRGLEPTIVVVVDEDADFTSTNLVCRLKSAFNYLWIPYDTVDTFLPRGSNQRQWYEGDIYWKIENVIAQEGLQRVERLEPKSRWVQRMRNAEFRGVSFSEEAVSEVKNMLDEHAAGWGLKKEEDDLVLTWKGHNVVFATAWVPA, encoded by the coding sequence ATGATGCAATTCAGTGAATCACCATCACTTCCATTGCACCATGCAATTAATCCATATTCAAATGTGACCATGAGCAAGAACCCATTTCACATGACCAGGTCTTTGCCTGGTTTCCCCACACAGAAGGCATTTGGGAGCTTCGGTGATGCCAATTGCATGGAGCAGTTGCTGGTACACTGTGCAAATGCAATTGAGAGCAACGACGCAACTCTATCCCAACAGATCCTTTGGGTACTCAACAACATCGCAACTCCTGATGGCGACTCTAACCAGCGTCTCACTTCCAGCTTCCTTCGAGCTTTGATAGCCCGTGCAGCAAGGACTGGTAGCTGCAAGATGCTCACCGCAATGGCTCAATCAAACGCCAATCTAGCTCTCCAAACCCATAAATTCTCAGTAGTTGAACTGGCCAGCTTTGTCGACCTCACGCCTTGGCATCGGTTTGGCTTCACAGCTGCCAATGCCGTCATATCTGAAGCCATTGAAGGCTTCTCCGTCGTCCACATAGTTGATCTAAGCTCTACCCATTGCATGCAAATCCCTACACTGATCGATCTCATCGCGAACCGCCCTGAAGGCCCGCCGCCTTTCATCAAGCTTACAGTCGCCGGAGCCACCGCCGATGTCCCACCCGTACTCGACCTCTCTTACGAAGAATTAGGCTCGAAGCTGATGAAATTTGCAAGATCTCGCAATGTAgggttggaatttagggttaTTCCTTCAAGTTGGTCGGATGGCTATGCCTCCCTCATCAATCAATtggtaggaggaggaggaggaggaggagaaggtgaAGCTCTCATCGTAAACTGCCATATGATGCTTCATTCCATACCAGAAGAGACCCTCTGCACAGCCACATCATCGGTGTCCCTTCGGAATTTGTTTCTTAAAGCTCTTCGAGGATTAGAACCCACGATTGTTGTTGTGGTAGATGAAGATGCAGACTTCACATCTACTAATTTGGTGTGTAGATTGAAATCTGCTTTTAATTACCTTTGGATACCTTATGATACGGTGGATACATTCCTACCCAGAGGAAGTAATCAGAGGCAATGGTATGAAGGTGATATATATTGGAAGATAGAGAATGTGATAGCTCAAGAGGGTTTGCAGAGAGTAgagaggcttgaacccaagagcAGATGGGTTCAGAGGATGAGGAATGCAGAATTCAGGGGAGTTTCATTTAGTGAAGAAGCAGTTTCAGAGGTGAAGAACATGCTTGATGAGCACGCAGCTGGGTGGGgattgaagaaggaagaagatgatctgGTGCTTACATGGAAAGGACACAATGTGGTGTTTGCTACTGCTTGGGTACCTGCCTAG
- the LOC122658218 gene encoding histone deacetylase 6 gives MADEASSSSSILRLHTFKLQDEQLCLQIEGEEVYGAESGWVEARTSCEHLGSLSSDLLHVPAPDTPCNRCHHTAENWLCLCCKDVLCSRFVNKHMLEHYQETKHCLALSYSDLSVWCFSCDAYLDAQVILQLRSVYETAYLLKFGEHPPLRTI, from the exons ATGGCGGACGAAGCTTCATCATCGTCCTCTATACTG AGGCTTCATACCTTTAAATTGCAGGATGAACAATTGTGTCTGCAAATAGAAGGTGAAGAGGTCTATGGCGCTGAATCAGGCTGGGTTGAAGCACGGACTTCATGCGAACACCTGGGTTCTTTGTCGTCTGATCTCTTGCACGTTCCGGCGCCCGATACTCCTTGCAACAG GTGCCATCACACAGCGGAGAATTGGTTATGCCTGTGCTGTAAGGATGTCCTCTGCAGCCGCTTTGTGAACAAACACATGCTTGAACATTATCAAGAAACAAAACATTGTCTAGCACTCAGCTATAG TGATTTGTCAGTTTGGTGCTTCTCCTGTGATGCATATTTAGATGCTCAGGTGATACTGCAATTGCGATCTGTTTATGAAACTGCTTACCTATTGAAGTTTGGGGAGCACCCGCCACTTCGAACAATTTAA
- the LOC122659677 gene encoding 40S ribosomal protein S29 translates to MGHSNVWNSHPKNYGPGSRTCRVCGNPHGLIRKYGLMCCRQCFRSNAKEIGFIKYR, encoded by the exons ATGGGGCACTCAAACGTGTGGAACTCCCATCCAAAGAACTACGGCCCTGGATCTCGTACCTG CCGTGTGTGCGGGAATCCCCACGGATTGATTCGAAAGTATGGGCTGATGTGTTGCAGGCAGTGCTTCCGCAGCAACGCCAAGGAAATTGGCTTTATCAAG TACCGTTAA
- the LOC122659784 gene encoding uncharacterized protein LOC122659784: MKILRILVASVVVGAALVFLAFTSSSTSTFHDVISASHQDIGIVTASRKLKENNYKLHVEKMKRDVGNMNLEDYHPVDPAPDSRSTIKEGPIEHGTPLMPYIPTPGPPSNPGSTESP, translated from the exons ATGAAGATTCTTAGGATCTTGGTAGCTTCGGTGGTAGTTGGAGCAGCTTTGGTGTTCCTTGCCTTCACTAGCAGCAGCACCTCCACCTTCCATG ATGTGATATCTGCCAGCCATCAGGATATAGGGATTGTGACTGCTAGCCGGAAGCTGAAG GAAAATAACTATAAATTGCACGTTGAAAAGATGAAAAGAGATGTGGGAAACATGAACCTGGAGGATTACCACCCTGTTGATCCAGCTCCGGATTCAAGGTCTACCATAAAAGAAGGACCAATTGAGCATGGCACTCCTCTAATGCCTTACATTCCCACGCCAGGTCCTCCAAGTAACCCAGGGTCTACCGAGTCTCCTTAA